CTTGCGTTAATGTGCCAGTTTTATCAAACGCGATAGTGTCAATCTTGCCAAGTTGTTCTAATGCTGCGCCGCCTTTTACTAACGCCCCATGCTTAGTCACAGTGGCTAAACCAGAGGTAATCGCTGCGGGGGTTGAAATAACCAGAGCACATGGACATGCAATCAATAGTGTTGCCAGACCACGATATAACCAAGTTTCCCATGGCTGTGCGAAAAATAGAGGAGGAATAAACACCACGGCCAAGCCGACAAATAACATGAGCGGTGTATACCAACGACTAAACTTATCAAGAAAACGCTCTAACGGCGCTTTATGTGACTCTGCGTCTTCCATCAAGTGTAAAATGCGATCAATGGCATTGTCGCCCTGGCGAGAAGTAATCTTAATACGTACTACTTGGTCAACCACAACACAGCCCGCCGCTAGGTGTGCATTCTGATGATGCTCAACGGGAATCGACTCACCGGTTAATGCGCTTTCATCGACATTCGCTAACTCGTCTAGCAGACATCCATCAGCAGGTAGGCGATTGCCTGGACTCACTTCAACAATATCACCCGGTGTGAGTTCATTCGCGGCAACCTCTTCACGATGATTATCCTGAATGCGGATCGCCGTTTCTGGTACGAGTGCCATTAACGACTGAACACCACTGCGGGCACGAGACGCCGCATAGCCTTCTAAGCGTTCGCCAATCATGAAAAGAACGATGACCATTGCCGCTTCTGCCGTCGCCCCTAAATATAACGCGCCAATTGCCGCCACTGACATTAAGGTTTCTATCGCAAATGGCGTACCTGATTTCGCTAAACGCCATGCGCTACCGACGATCGGGATTAATCCAATTAGGCAGACAATGACATACATCCACTGGCTAAGTGTGGTATTCCACATCCCCGTTAGCGCCGCAATGGCGACACCAAAACCCAGACCAATAATACGTTGGGTGTCTGAATCTTTATACCATGGGGAGGAATCAACGTCTGGAGAGGAATGGCTAGCAGACTTGTGTAAGCGAAAACCTGTCGCGTTCACCGCCTGTTCTATTTTTTGTTCTGTTTCTGCATGATTGAAATCAACAATCAATTTTTCGGTACTGAAGACCACTTTTACCGCTTCAATATCCGCTAGCTTATTAACGGCAGTTTCAACTTTGCGCGCGCAAGAGGGACAGTCCATCCCCAGAATCGTCCAGCGCTGCTGATGTTGACCGGCTCGCCGCTCAGGCTCACTGTCGTCATCCGGCGAATCACCGCCACTGCAACCGCTCTCTGCAGTAGAATGATTATGCCCTGCATGCTTGTCTGATGTATCCATCGATTGGTGTGAGGTGCCACAACACGAGCTATGTTGATGAGCCGGTTTTGATACGGTTTTTTTACTAGAACAGCAATCTTTATGTTTACTACACATCATCTATTCTCTTAATTAGTGAATCATAGCCCAAGCATACACATTGGAGCCAACTCCAAGGTCAAGCCTATTTGGCTCTCATTGTATTCAATAGATGAAAAAAAAGCGCCGCAGCGCTCTTTGTCTTGTTAACTTTCTTGCCACCGTTGCGCGGCCAATCGATCTGACTCACGAGAGTCAAGCCAACGAGTTTCTGTCGTTGTGCGTTCTTTTTTCCAAAAAGGGGCTTGGGTTTTCAGGTAATCCATAATGAAGTCACACGCTGAAAACGCGGCCTGTCGATGGGCACTCGCCACACCAACTAACACAATTTGGTCACCTAAATCTAAATCACCAATACGATGAATGATCGTCACACCCAATAATGGCCAACGCTGCTCTGCTTGTTCGGCAATCTCATGCAACGATTTTTCGGTCATACCAGGATAATGCTCAAGGCTTAGCCCAATGACATCATCGTTTAGATTCATATCACGAACTTTACCAACAAAACTGACCACGGCACCAATATCCGTTGCTTGCGATAAACGTTCGTATTCCTCAGACAACACAAAATCCTGAGCTTGAACTACCACCTTTCTTTCCATATCAGCCCCCAGTCACGGGAGGGAAAAACGCGATCTCATCACCATCACTCAATTTGGTGTTCATTGGCACAATCGTCTGGTTAAGCGCGGACAGTAGCTTATCGCTTTCGAGCGCAAGCGCCCATTTATCGCTTTGCGTAGCTAAATGTTGACGCACGGCTTCAATATCAGAAAACTCTGCGGATATTGTTAAGCTGTCACATCCCACTAATTCGCGTGTTTGCGCAAAAAATAATACCGTAATCATACTTCCGCCTTAAAGTGACCCGATTTACCGCCCGTTTTTTCTAGCAAGCGTACCGACTCAACTACCATATTTTTCTGTACGGCTTTACACATGTCGTAAATCGTGAGTGCCGCCACTGAGGCTGCCGTCAGTGCTTCCATTTCAACACCGGTTTTTCCCGCTAACTTACACAGTGATTCAATTCGTACTTGGTGCGTTTTTTCACAGGCTTCAATCTGTACTTCCACTTTGGACAATAATAATGGATGGCAAAGCGGAATCAGCTCCCATGTACGTTTTGCCGCTTGAATTCCGGCAATACGGGCGGTAGCAAACACATCGCCTTTATGATGCTGCCCTGAGACAATCATGTGCAAAGTCTCAGGTGCCATCGTAACCCAAGCTTCAGCACGGGCTTCACGTACCGTCTCAGCTTTTTGCGACACATCGACCATATTGGCCTCACCCGCATCATTAATATGTGTCAATTCAGACATTCACATTCTCGCTTATAAATGAGGAATAAAGTTACATGGGCGATGCGTCGAATCGAGCTGATCGCGTAAAATTTTTGTCCATGCGGTACGACATGCGCCCGTAGACCCTGGCATAGCAAAAATAACGGTGTGATTAGCAAAACCCGCTAACGCGCGCGATTGAATCGTGGAGGTACCAATTTCATCATAAGACACCATACGAAATAGCTCACCAAACCCTTCAACTTCTTTATCAAATAACGGTTTAATGGCTTCTGGTGTGCTATCTCGAGAGGTAAATCCTGTCCCACCAGTAATCAAAACAACTTGCACATCTTCATCTGCAATCCACTGCGACACAATGGCACGAATTAAATAACGATCATCAATCGCAATTTTTTTCTCGGCTAAGCGGTGACCGGCATCTTTTAATG
This DNA window, taken from Vibrio palustris, encodes the following:
- a CDS encoding zinc/cadmium/mercury/lead-transporting ATPase, whose amino-acid sequence is MCSKHKDCCSSKKTVSKPAHQHSSCCGTSHQSMDTSDKHAGHNHSTAESGCSGGDSPDDDSEPERRAGQHQQRWTILGMDCPSCARKVETAVNKLADIEAVKVVFSTEKLIVDFNHAETEQKIEQAVNATGFRLHKSASHSSPDVDSSPWYKDSDTQRIIGLGFGVAIAALTGMWNTTLSQWMYVIVCLIGLIPIVGSAWRLAKSGTPFAIETLMSVAAIGALYLGATAEAAMVIVLFMIGERLEGYAASRARSGVQSLMALVPETAIRIQDNHREEVAANELTPGDIVEVSPGNRLPADGCLLDELANVDESALTGESIPVEHHQNAHLAAGCVVVDQVVRIKITSRQGDNAIDRILHLMEDAESHKAPLERFLDKFSRWYTPLMLFVGLAVVFIPPLFFAQPWETWLYRGLATLLIACPCALVISTPAAITSGLATVTKHGALVKGGAALEQLGKIDTIAFDKTGTLTQGNPQVTDVLVVDGIDEHSLIAKVAAVESGSSHPLAKAVIRYALASNIAFKDAEQRNAQAGRGVSGEVDGRSYRIVSPRFCEQSVQWESLLQLESQGKTVACVLRDEELVGAVAWQDTLRPEAKKAIEQLSQLGIRSVMLTGDNERSAAGIAQQLGMDYQAQLLPQDKVNAVRELAKTQHVAMIGDGINDAPAMKAAHIGIAMGNGTDVALDTADAALTQSRLTALANMIVLSRSTVSNIKQNVSIALGLKAIFLVTSVLGVTGLWLAVLADSGATALVTLNALRLLRYKQSD
- the moaE gene encoding molybdopterin synthase catalytic subunit MoaE; protein product: MERKVVVQAQDFVLSEEYERLSQATDIGAVVSFVGKVRDMNLNDDVIGLSLEHYPGMTEKSLHEIAEQAEQRWPLLGVTIIHRIGDLDLGDQIVLVGVASAHRQAAFSACDFIMDYLKTQAPFWKKERTTTETRWLDSRESDRLAAQRWQES
- the moaC gene encoding cyclic pyranopterin monophosphate synthase MoaC; the encoded protein is MSELTHINDAGEANMVDVSQKAETVREARAEAWVTMAPETLHMIVSGQHHKGDVFATARIAGIQAAKRTWELIPLCHPLLLSKVEVQIEACEKTHQVRIESLCKLAGKTGVEMEALTAASVAALTIYDMCKAVQKNMVVESVRLLEKTGGKSGHFKAEV
- the moaD gene encoding molybdopterin synthase sulfur carrier subunit, yielding MITVLFFAQTRELVGCDSLTISAEFSDIEAVRQHLATQSDKWALALESDKLLSALNQTIVPMNTKLSDGDEIAFFPPVTGG
- the moaB gene encoding molybdenum cofactor biosynthesis protein B → MGHGANEFQAANIAVLTVSDTRTEDDDTSGQYLVESLKDAGHRLAEKKIAIDDRYLIRAIVSQWIADEDVQVVLITGGTGFTSRDSTPEAIKPLFDKEVEGFGELFRMVSYDEIGTSTIQSRALAGFANHTVIFAMPGSTGACRTAWTKILRDQLDSTHRPCNFIPHL